From the genome of Pelobacter propionicus DSM 2379, one region includes:
- a CDS encoding protein-L-isoaspartate(D-aspartate) O-methyltransferase: protein MRYRCPMNCPSLRNQEYRREIMISEQLMGRGIRDPAVLAAMRQVPREAFVDQGMRELAYEDHPLPIDGGQTISQPYIVAYMTEALELSSSDRVLEIGTGSGYAAAVLSRIVHTVYSVERLEELARGARQRLESLGYNNVEVFEGDGTLGWPEHAPYDAIVVTAGAPAVPKPLLRQLVVGGRLVIPVGASSFLQNLIRVRRQGEDDYRSEELCGVRFVPLVGAEGW from the coding sequence ATGCGCTACCGTTGTCCTATGAATTGTCCTTCTCTCAGAAATCAGGAGTACCGGCGCGAGATCATGATCAGCGAACAGCTGATGGGGCGCGGAATCCGTGACCCCGCCGTGCTGGCGGCCATGCGTCAGGTGCCCCGCGAGGCGTTCGTCGATCAGGGGATGCGGGAACTGGCCTACGAGGACCATCCGCTGCCCATCGACGGAGGGCAGACCATCTCGCAGCCCTACATCGTGGCTTACATGACCGAAGCGCTTGAATTGTCGAGTTCGGACCGGGTCCTGGAGATCGGCACCGGTTCGGGCTATGCCGCTGCTGTGCTCAGCCGCATCGTCCATACCGTCTACAGCGTGGAGCGTCTGGAGGAGTTGGCCCGCGGCGCACGCCAGCGCCTGGAGAGCCTGGGCTACAACAATGTTGAAGTCTTTGAAGGGGACGGTACCCTGGGGTGGCCGGAGCATGCCCCCTACGATGCCATCGTTGTCACGGCCGGGGCGCCCGCTGTACCGAAGCCGCTCCTCCGGCAGCTTGTCGTGGGGGGGCGGCTGGTCATTCCGGTGGGTGCATCGTCATTTCTGCAGAATCTCATCCGTGTTCGCCGGCAGGGGGAAGATGACTATCGCAGCGAAGAACTCTGTGGAGTTCGTTTCGTTCCCCTGGTGGGGGCAGAGGGGTGGTGA
- a CDS encoding methionine adenosyltransferase, giving the protein MIVVEIFKGKSISEHRVEIVERKGTGHPDQICDSVMEAISIALSREYLERFGTILHHNIDKGLLAAGRTEKRFGGGRVIRPMELIIGDRATFTADGQEIAVGDIAVAAAKEWISKNLRFVDPERHVRYRVALAPGSDELADIFARPGQVRVANDTSAAVGYYPLSPTEKVVMGMERYLNSPEFKQRFPQSGEDIKVMGARSGRDLDLTVAMPLLAGQVRSEGEYFDIKAAIRAEMEEVAERFAGFRRIRVRYNTLDVVGRGLGGAYLSLLGTSAEDADSGQVGRGNRVNGLISLNRPMGTEAAAGKNPVSHVGKIYNVLAHCMAREIHQNIEGVKEVYVLLLSRIGSPIDQPQLATAQLLLEKGRRINEISRRVEAVFERQFAEIGTFCSALARGEYPIS; this is encoded by the coding sequence ATGATCGTCGTCGAGATATTCAAGGGAAAATCCATCAGCGAACACCGGGTGGAGATCGTGGAACGGAAGGGAACCGGTCACCCGGACCAGATCTGCGACTCGGTCATGGAGGCGATCTCCATCGCCCTCAGCCGCGAGTACCTGGAGCGCTTCGGGACGATCCTGCACCACAACATCGACAAGGGGCTCCTGGCTGCCGGGCGCACCGAGAAGCGCTTCGGCGGCGGCAGGGTCATCCGCCCCATGGAACTGATCATCGGCGATCGGGCCACCTTCACGGCAGACGGACAGGAGATCGCCGTGGGAGACATCGCCGTGGCGGCAGCCAAGGAATGGATCAGCAAGAACCTGCGCTTCGTGGACCCGGAGCGGCACGTGCGCTACCGGGTCGCCCTGGCGCCCGGATCCGATGAGCTGGCAGACATCTTTGCGCGCCCCGGCCAGGTGAGGGTGGCCAACGACACCTCGGCGGCGGTGGGGTATTACCCCTTAAGTCCCACGGAAAAGGTCGTCATGGGGATGGAACGATACCTGAACAGCCCGGAGTTCAAGCAACGCTTCCCCCAGAGTGGCGAGGACATCAAGGTGATGGGTGCGCGCTCGGGGAGGGATCTGGATCTGACCGTGGCCATGCCGCTCCTGGCTGGCCAGGTTCGCTCGGAAGGGGAATATTTCGACATTAAGGCGGCCATACGGGCGGAAATGGAGGAGGTCGCGGAGAGGTTCGCCGGCTTCAGGCGCATCAGGGTGCGTTACAACACCCTGGATGTGGTGGGACGGGGGCTGGGAGGGGCCTACCTGAGCCTCTTGGGCACGTCGGCCGAGGACGCCGACTCGGGGCAGGTGGGGCGGGGTAATCGCGTCAACGGCCTGATTTCCCTGAACAGGCCCATGGGGACCGAGGCGGCTGCCGGGAAGAACCCGGTCAGCCACGTGGGAAAGATCTATAACGTGCTGGCCCATTGCATGGCGCGGGAGATCCACCAGAATATCGAGGGGGTCAAGGAGGTGTATGTCCTGCTGCTGAGCAGGATCGGCAGCCCCATCGACCAGCCCCAGTTGGCCACGGCCCAGTTGCTGCTGGAAAAGGGGCGGCGGATCAACGAGATCTCCAGGAGGGTGGAGGCTGTCTTTGAGCGGCAATTCGCGGAGATCGGCACCTTCTGTTCGGCCCTGGCGCGGGGGGAATACCCGATCAGTTAA
- a CDS encoding phosphate ABC transporter ATP-binding protein has protein sequence MKPAMTDTTKIRVKRLGFSYRGRTVLNNVSLDCADNAITALTGPSGVGKSTFLMTLNRLWENIPETEMTGTVVIKLQGVFRDVYASSMPLTELRKKVGMVFQTPNPLPMSIRRNILFPLKIAGEKNSRFMEERLEQVLTVANLWNEVKDRLKDDARTLSGGQQQRLCIARALVLEPEVLLLDEPTSSLDRASTAVIEELLIGLKENLCILVVSHYLEQVARIADQTVCFETGGVLA, from the coding sequence ATGAAACCTGCAATGACTGATACCACCAAGATCCGGGTCAAGAGGCTCGGTTTTTCCTATCGCGGCCGCACGGTGCTGAACAACGTATCCCTGGACTGTGCCGACAATGCCATTACGGCGCTCACCGGCCCCTCGGGCGTGGGCAAGTCCACCTTTCTGATGACGCTCAACCGGCTCTGGGAGAATATTCCGGAAACAGAGATGACCGGGACGGTGGTGATCAAGCTGCAAGGCGTATTCCGTGACGTGTACGCCAGTTCCATGCCGCTGACGGAGTTGAGAAAAAAAGTGGGGATGGTGTTTCAGACGCCCAATCCGCTGCCCATGAGCATTCGCCGCAACATCCTCTTTCCCCTGAAGATAGCGGGCGAGAAGAACAGCCGGTTCATGGAGGAGCGGCTCGAACAGGTACTGACGGTTGCCAATCTGTGGAACGAGGTCAAGGACCGGCTGAAAGATGATGCCCGCACGCTGTCGGGAGGGCAGCAGCAGCGTCTCTGCATCGCGCGCGCCCTGGTGCTGGAGCCCGAGGTGCTGCTGCTGGACGAGCCGACCTCCTCCCTTGACCGCGCTTCCACCGCCGTCATCGAGGAGTTGCTGATCGGCCTGAAAGAGAACCTGTGCATTCTGGTGGTCTCCCACTACCTGGAGCAGGTTGCCCGCATCGCCGACCAAACCGTCTGCTTCGAAACAGGCGGGGTCCTGGCCTGA
- the pstA gene encoding phosphate ABC transporter permease PstA, which translates to MKKVCIAERMVIVFSWAAGLLLVSSVLLIIGYLVWNGHESITLSLLFGEASPLGALLLKERVFDGLFPALAGTVVLVTLSIAWAIPVGIATGIYLAEYAGVFSRTALNLVFDILSGMPSIVVGLFGFSLTVFLHRHYSDAIKPCILVSSLALSFLVLPYIIRTTQTALEGIPRETRLTALALGATRLQNIALVLLPRSFSGIMSGVILAIGRCAEDTAVIMLTGAVASAGLPRSLLSPYEALPFYIYYISSQYSDPDELSRGYGAAIILVLLCALLFLLALGIRKGVSHVAFRRP; encoded by the coding sequence GTGAAAAAGGTATGTATCGCCGAACGTATGGTCATCGTCTTCTCTTGGGCAGCCGGTCTGCTCCTTGTCTCTTCCGTGCTGCTGATCATAGGCTATCTGGTCTGGAACGGCCACGAATCCATCACTCTTTCCCTGCTGTTTGGCGAAGCCTCTCCCCTGGGAGCGCTCCTGCTTAAGGAGCGGGTGTTCGACGGGCTGTTTCCGGCACTTGCCGGTACCGTCGTTCTGGTAACCCTGTCCATCGCCTGGGCCATCCCGGTGGGAATCGCCACCGGGATCTATCTTGCCGAGTATGCTGGCGTCTTCTCCCGCACGGCGCTCAACCTGGTCTTCGATATCCTGTCAGGTATGCCGTCGATCGTCGTCGGGTTGTTCGGCTTTTCCCTGACGGTATTTCTTCACCGGCACTATTCCGATGCCATCAAGCCCTGTATTCTCGTTTCCAGTCTGGCGCTCTCCTTCCTGGTGCTGCCCTACATCATCCGCACGACGCAGACGGCTCTGGAGGGCATCCCCCGGGAGACCCGCCTGACGGCCCTGGCCCTGGGGGCCACGAGGTTGCAGAACATCGCGCTGGTGCTGCTGCCGCGCTCTTTTTCGGGGATCATGAGCGGCGTTATCCTGGCCATTGGCCGCTGCGCCGAGGACACCGCGGTGATCATGCTCACCGGCGCCGTGGCTTCGGCAGGCCTTCCCCGATCGCTGCTATCACCCTATGAGGCGCTGCCGTTTTACATCTACTATATTTCGTCCCAGTACTCCGATCCCGATGAACTCTCACGGGGATACGGGGCCGCCATCATCCTTGTGCTACTCTGCGCCCTGCTCTTCCTGCTGGCCCTGGGCATCAGGAAGGGTGTGAGCCATGTCGCATTCCGGAGGCCATGA
- the pstC gene encoding phosphate ABC transporter permease subunit PstC has product MKKIRELLAERFFLLSALASSSITLVILAFMVYMGLPAMRGGGLLQLLFTPWDPFQGSYGILPMIVTTAAISLLSVAFSLPLSLGSSFLVTVIAPQGVGGALRRLIQLMTGIPTVIYGFVGIFLLVPVLRELFQYGSGMCILAASLMLGVMISPTMTLFFCDSFDRIPRSYLDAADALGASRVQKLVHVMLPSARSGMLMGVILALGRAVGDTLIALMIAGNSIRMPGSVLDSARTLTAHIALVIAADYESPEFRSIFTCGVVLYLFTMLVTVAVRAWGRTGGEQR; this is encoded by the coding sequence ATGAAAAAAATCAGGGAACTGCTTGCGGAGAGGTTTTTTCTCCTCTCCGCACTGGCAAGCTCATCCATAACCCTGGTGATTCTGGCCTTCATGGTGTACATGGGGCTTCCCGCCATGCGGGGAGGAGGACTTCTGCAGCTGCTGTTCACGCCTTGGGACCCCTTCCAGGGCTCCTACGGAATCCTTCCCATGATCGTAACCACTGCTGCGATCTCCCTTTTGAGTGTTGCCTTCTCCCTCCCCTTGAGCCTGGGCAGTTCCTTCCTGGTCACGGTCATCGCCCCGCAAGGGGTCGGCGGTGCGCTGCGACGCCTGATCCAGCTGATGACCGGGATCCCGACGGTTATTTACGGGTTCGTCGGCATCTTCCTCCTTGTTCCGGTGCTGCGTGAGCTGTTTCAGTACGGGTCGGGCATGTGCATCCTGGCCGCCTCCCTGATGCTTGGGGTCATGATCTCTCCCACCATGACCCTCTTCTTCTGTGACAGCTTTGACAGGATACCCCGTTCCTACCTGGATGCCGCCGATGCACTGGGGGCGAGCCGGGTGCAGAAGCTGGTCCATGTCATGCTTCCCTCCGCGCGGAGCGGCATGCTGATGGGCGTGATTCTCGCTCTGGGACGTGCGGTGGGCGATACGCTGATCGCGCTGATGATTGCCGGCAATTCCATCCGCATGCCGGGATCGGTGTTGGATTCGGCCAGGACCCTTACGGCGCACATCGCCCTGGTGATCGCGGCCGATTACGAAAGCCCCGAATTCAGGTCGATCTTCACCTGCGGCGTGGTGCTCTACCTGTTTACCATGCTGGTGACGGTTGCCGTCCGCGCCTGGGGCCGCACAGGGGGAGAGCAGCGGTGA
- a CDS encoding phosphate ABC transporter substrate-binding protein, protein MKKTALVRVALSLAALVLSALPVFSGELDSFKNERGELKISGGTAHIPVMKEAAQKIMTVNPEIQISIAGGGSGVGIKQVGEGLVNIGNSGRKPTGDEIARYQLRVYQWAVDGVAPVVNPKNRVTKLTKGQLAEVFSGKIDNWKQLGGTDRRINLYTRDEASGTREVFWEKGLGKGQISSAANVVVSNGAMKSAVAKDPYGIGYVSVGHIDRTVSAVSLDGVTPMIRTVQDGSYGISRGLYSNTRGEPSGITKKFIDYLRTSAGKAIIRKHGFIPVR, encoded by the coding sequence ATGAAGAAAACAGCCCTGGTACGCGTGGCGCTTTCACTGGCTGCCCTGGTACTGTCCGCCCTTCCGGTTTTTTCGGGAGAACTCGATTCGTTCAAGAACGAAAGGGGGGAGTTGAAGATCTCCGGGGGAACCGCGCACATCCCGGTCATGAAGGAGGCCGCCCAGAAGATCATGACCGTGAACCCCGAGATTCAGATCAGCATCGCCGGCGGAGGCTCCGGTGTGGGCATCAAGCAGGTGGGTGAGGGACTGGTCAACATCGGCAATAGCGGCAGAAAGCCGACCGGGGACGAAATCGCCCGCTATCAGCTCAGGGTCTATCAGTGGGCAGTGGACGGTGTGGCGCCGGTGGTGAACCCCAAGAATCGCGTCACAAAACTGACAAAAGGCCAGCTTGCCGAGGTCTTTTCCGGAAAGATAGACAACTGGAAACAGCTGGGTGGCACTGACCGCAGGATCAACCTCTACACCCGCGATGAGGCCAGCGGAACCCGCGAAGTGTTCTGGGAGAAGGGGCTCGGCAAGGGGCAGATCTCTTCTGCTGCCAATGTGGTGGTGTCAAACGGCGCCATGAAATCGGCCGTGGCAAAGGATCCCTATGGCATCGGCTATGTTTCGGTGGGGCATATCGACCGGACCGTGTCGGCGGTCAGCCTTGACGGCGTCACGCCGATGATCAGGACCGTGCAGGACGGCAGCTATGGCATCTCCCGCGGACTGTACAGCAATACCAGGGGAGAACCTTCCGGCATCACGAAGAAATTCATCGACTATCTGCGTACTTCAGCCGGGAAGGCGATCATCAGGAAACACGGATTTATCCCGGTCCGATGA
- the rnk gene encoding nucleoside diphosphate kinase regulator: MKKHTTQRQIFITDFDMQRLEELIEGAKARVSRDSRNIVELEQELHRADVVAPDGIPPDVITMNSRVCLQDMDSGEELVYTLVFPGDANLESGRISVLAPVGTAMIGYRTGDRISWPVPGGTKKLKVKKVLYQPEAAGDFHL, translated from the coding sequence GTGAAAAAACACACCACACAGAGACAGATTTTCATTACTGATTTCGACATGCAGCGCCTGGAGGAGTTGATCGAGGGCGCGAAAGCCAGGGTATCCCGCGACAGCCGCAACATCGTGGAGCTCGAGCAGGAGTTGCACCGAGCGGACGTGGTGGCTCCCGACGGCATTCCGCCCGACGTGATCACCATGAACTCGCGCGTCTGCCTTCAGGATATGGATTCCGGGGAAGAGCTGGTCTATACGCTGGTCTTTCCGGGGGACGCCAACCTGGAAAGCGGCAGGATTTCCGTGCTCGCGCCGGTTGGCACCGCCATGATCGGCTACCGCACCGGCGACCGCATCAGCTGGCCCGTTCCCGGAGGAACGAAAAAGCTGAAGGTCAAAAAGGTCCTCTACCAGCCTGAAGCGGCCGGCGACTTCCATCTCTAG